A single region of the Prevotella sp. HUN102 genome encodes:
- the nusA gene encoding transcription termination factor NusA — MAARKEEERPNMIETFKEFKDTKSIDRTTLVSVLEESFRNVIAKIYGSDENFDVIVNPDKGDFEIYRNRVVVADGEVQDENKEISLTDAQKIESDYEVGEDVSEPVNFAKFGRRAILNLRQTLASKVLELEHDSLYNKYKDRVGQIISGEVYQTWKREVLLVDDENNELILPKGEQIPRDQYRKGETVRAVILRVDNENNNPKIILSRTAPSFLERLLEAEVPEINDGLIAIKGIARMPGERAKIAVESFDDRIDPVGACVGVRGGRVHGIVRELCNENIDVINWTANTKLYIQRALSPAKVSSLTIDEENKKAEVFLQPEEVSLAIGRGGMNIKLASMLTGYTIDVFRELDGQNADEEDIYLDEFSDEIDSWVIDAIKGIGFDTARKVLNAPREMLIEKADLEEETVDNVLSILRAEFEN, encoded by the coding sequence ATGGCAGCAAGAAAAGAAGAAGAGCGTCCGAATATGATCGAGACCTTCAAGGAGTTTAAGGACACCAAGAGTATCGATCGCACGACACTGGTAAGCGTTTTGGAAGAGAGCTTCCGCAACGTGATTGCCAAGATTTATGGTTCGGATGAGAACTTTGACGTTATCGTCAATCCAGACAAGGGCGACTTTGAAATCTACCGCAACCGTGTCGTTGTTGCAGACGGCGAGGTGCAGGATGAGAATAAGGAAATCAGCTTGACTGATGCACAGAAGATAGAATCTGACTATGAGGTGGGCGAGGATGTTTCCGAGCCAGTGAACTTTGCTAAGTTCGGCCGGCGCGCCATTCTCAACCTTCGCCAGACTTTGGCGTCAAAGGTTTTGGAACTGGAGCACGATTCTCTTTACAACAAGTATAAGGACCGTGTCGGTCAGATTATCTCCGGCGAGGTTTATCAGACTTGGAAGCGCGAGGTGTTGCTCGTTGATGATGAGAACAATGAACTGATTCTTCCGAAGGGCGAGCAGATTCCCCGAGACCAGTATCGTAAGGGCGAGACGGTTCGTGCCGTCATCTTGCGTGTGGACAATGAAAACAACAATCCTAAGATTATCCTTTCGCGTACTGCGCCTTCATTCTTGGAGCGTTTGCTCGAGGCTGAAGTTCCTGAAATCAATGACGGACTTATTGCCATCAAGGGCATCGCGCGTATGCCTGGCGAGCGTGCAAAGATTGCCGTTGAGAGTTTCGACGACCGTATCGACCCGGTAGGTGCTTGTGTCGGTGTGCGCGGCGGCCGTGTCCACGGTATCGTGCGTGAGCTTTGCAACGAGAATATCGATGTTATCAACTGGACTGCAAACACCAAGTTGTATATCCAGCGTGCGCTTTCTCCGGCCAAGGTAAGCAGCCTTACCATTGACGAGGAAAACAAGAAGGCAGAAGTTTTCCTGCAGCCCGAAGAAGTGAGTCTGGCAATCGGTCGTGGAGGTATGAACATCAAGTTGGCAAGTATGCTGACGGGTTACACTATCGACGTGTTCCGTGAGCTTGACGGACAGAATGCAGACGAGGAAGATATCTACTTGGATGAATTCTCTGACGAAATCGACAGTTGGGTTATTGATGCCATCAAGGGTATCGGCTTCGATACGGCTCGCAAGGTGCTCAATGCTCCGCGCGAAATGCTGATTGAAAAGGCTGACCTTGAGGAAGAAACCGTTGATAACGTATTGAGTATTTTAAGAGCAGAATTTGAAAATTAG
- the infB gene encoding translation initiation factor IF-2 translates to MSIRLNKAIRELNIGLQTAVEFLEKKQDLGEVKGDLNFKLSDEQYQALVKEFKSDQAVKNDAAKILQKKQEKKESSRKSAAEHRAEKILKQRPQFKQVGKIDLDQLNKPAAKQTVAPAETPSAPGEKATVASPKEEVKPEVKAEKTAEPKVEKAVEASAKVEKAETQKPTAAKKEDAPKAKTPEAEPAKTETPKQETKVEAPVEEKPTVKENDKKMESAKEGIYQTSNEKKMLNQPKVNVLGKIDLSTLNQSTRPKKKSKEERRKEREDKAGQNGQNKKKRVRIGNERVDINAAANQQGGGKSGSKKNNNNNNNNGGGKGKNNRNNNRNQKPLEVDDEAVARQVKETLARLTSKNQNKKGAKYRKEKREAVQERLNAEAKAERKESKVLKLTEFVTVSELATMMNVPVTNVISTLMSVGIMVSINQRLDAETINMVADEFGYSTEYVSAEVQEAVSEEIDDENDLVTRAPIVTVMGHVDHGKTSLLDHIRNTNVIAGEAGGITQHIGAYGVTLKSGRKVTFLDTPGHEAFTAMRARGTQVTDIAIIIIAADDSVMPTTKEAIAHAQAAGVPMVFAINKIDKPGANPDKIREDLSQMNLLVEEWGGKYQCQEISAKKGLGVADLLDKVLLEADMLDLKANPNRKSTGTVIESSLDKGRGYVSTVLVSNGTLKVGDNVIAGTSWGRIKAMFNERNQRIESAGPSEPAIILGLNGAPTAGDTFHVMETEQEARDIANKREQLQREQGLRTQTRLTLSDISHRIARGEFHEMNIIVKGDTDGSIEALSDSFIKLSTEKVKVNVINKAVGQISENDVMLAAASDAVIVGFQVRPSSEARKLADRDGVEINTYSVIYDAIDDVTSTMVGMLDKVKKEIVTGQVEVQQVFKISKVGTVAGCIVTEGKVHSKDKGRLIRDGIVIHTAPISALKRYKDDVKEVVTGLECGISLVNYNDIQTGDIIETFTEIEVEQKL, encoded by the coding sequence ATGAGCATCAGATTAAATAAAGCAATTCGAGAACTGAACATAGGACTCCAGACGGCAGTGGAGTTCTTGGAGAAAAAACAAGACTTGGGCGAAGTCAAGGGCGACCTTAACTTCAAATTGAGCGACGAACAATATCAGGCTCTGGTAAAGGAGTTCAAGAGCGATCAGGCTGTAAAGAACGACGCTGCGAAAATCCTTCAGAAGAAGCAGGAGAAGAAAGAAAGCTCGCGCAAGTCGGCAGCCGAGCACAGGGCTGAAAAGATTTTGAAGCAACGGCCACAATTCAAGCAGGTCGGAAAGATAGATCTCGACCAGCTCAACAAGCCGGCCGCTAAACAGACTGTTGCTCCGGCTGAAACACCTTCTGCACCTGGAGAAAAGGCTACTGTCGCAAGCCCGAAGGAAGAGGTTAAGCCAGAAGTTAAAGCCGAAAAGACGGCAGAACCCAAGGTTGAGAAAGCCGTTGAGGCTTCTGCAAAAGTGGAAAAGGCTGAAACACAAAAGCCCACGGCAGCAAAGAAGGAAGACGCTCCAAAAGCGAAAACTCCTGAAGCTGAACCGGCAAAGACTGAAACGCCAAAACAGGAAACCAAGGTTGAGGCTCCGGTAGAAGAAAAACCAACAGTAAAGGAAAACGATAAGAAAATGGAGTCCGCAAAAGAAGGCATCTACCAGACTTCCAATGAGAAGAAGATGCTGAATCAGCCGAAGGTAAATGTCCTTGGCAAGATAGACCTTAGTACGCTCAACCAGAGCACACGCCCGAAGAAGAAAAGCAAGGAAGAACGCCGTAAGGAGCGCGAAGACAAGGCTGGACAGAATGGGCAGAACAAGAAGAAGCGTGTTCGCATAGGCAATGAACGCGTGGATATCAACGCTGCTGCCAATCAGCAGGGCGGAGGTAAGTCCGGTTCAAAGAAAAACAACAACAATAATAATAATAACGGTGGCGGCAAAGGCAAGAACAATCGCAACAACAACCGCAATCAGAAGCCTCTGGAGGTTGATGATGAAGCCGTAGCACGTCAGGTAAAGGAGACGCTCGCACGCCTTACGAGCAAGAACCAGAACAAGAAGGGTGCGAAGTATCGTAAGGAGAAGCGCGAAGCCGTTCAGGAACGTCTGAATGCCGAGGCAAAGGCAGAGCGCAAGGAGAGCAAGGTGCTGAAACTGACAGAGTTTGTTACGGTATCGGAATTGGCAACGATGATGAACGTGCCTGTAACCAACGTGATCTCCACCTTGATGTCGGTCGGCATTATGGTGTCTATCAATCAGCGTCTCGATGCCGAAACCATCAATATGGTGGCAGACGAATTTGGATACAGCACGGAATACGTGAGTGCCGAAGTTCAGGAAGCCGTCAGCGAGGAAATCGACGACGAGAACGACCTCGTTACCCGCGCTCCCATCGTAACCGTGATGGGACACGTAGATCACGGTAAGACCTCTCTGCTCGACCATATTCGCAACACCAACGTGATTGCCGGCGAGGCCGGTGGTATCACACAGCACATCGGTGCCTACGGTGTTACGCTGAAGAGCGGCCGTAAGGTTACGTTCCTCGACACTCCGGGCCACGAAGCGTTTACGGCTATGCGTGCCCGTGGTACTCAGGTTACCGATATCGCCATTATCATCATCGCTGCCGACGACTCAGTGATGCCTACCACCAAGGAGGCTATCGCTCACGCTCAGGCTGCCGGAGTTCCGATGGTGTTTGCAATCAACAAGATTGACAAGCCGGGAGCCAATCCGGATAAGATTCGTGAGGACCTTAGTCAGATGAATCTGCTTGTAGAAGAGTGGGGTGGTAAGTATCAGTGTCAGGAAATCAGTGCAAAGAAAGGACTCGGCGTGGCAGACCTGCTCGACAAGGTGCTGCTCGAAGCCGATATGCTCGACCTGAAGGCCAATCCCAACCGAAAGTCTACCGGTACGGTTATAGAATCTTCGTTGGACAAGGGACGTGGATATGTAAGTACGGTTCTTGTTTCCAATGGTACGCTGAAGGTTGGCGACAACGTTATCGCAGGCACATCTTGGGGACGCATCAAGGCTATGTTCAACGAGCGCAACCAGCGTATCGAGTCAGCAGGACCATCTGAACCTGCCATCATCCTCGGTTTGAACGGTGCTCCTACTGCCGGCGACACCTTCCACGTGATGGAAACCGAACAGGAAGCCCGCGATATTGCAAATAAGCGCGAACAGTTGCAGCGTGAGCAGGGCTTGCGCACACAGACCCGTCTTACGCTTTCCGATATTTCACACCGTATTGCCCGTGGCGAGTTCCACGAAATGAATATCATTGTCAAGGGAGATACCGATGGTTCTATCGAGGCTTTGTCCGATTCATTCATCAAGCTTTCTACCGAGAAGGTAAAGGTAAATGTCATCAACAAGGCCGTAGGTCAGATTTCAGAAAACGACGTGATGCTTGCCGCAGCTTCAGATGCAGTCATCGTAGGTTTCCAAGTGCGTCCTTCATCAGAAGCACGCAAGCTGGCCGACCGTGATGGCGTGGAAATCAACACCTATTCTGTTATCTACGACGCTATCGACGACGTAACCTCAACGATGGTCGGTATGCTCGACAAGGTAAAGAAGGAAATCGTAACCGGTCAGGTAGAGGTGCAGCAGGTGTTCAAGATTTCCAAGGTGGGTACGGTTGCCGGATGTATCGTTACCGAAGGCAAGGTACACAGCAAGGACAAGGGTCGCTTGATTCGCGATGGTATCGTTATCCATACGGCACCTATCAGCGCACTGAAGCGATACAAGGACGATGTTAAGGAAGTGGTTACAGGTTTGGAATGTGGTATTTCACTTGTGAACTACAACGATATACAGACAGGTGATATCATTGAGACATTCACCGAAATTGAAGTAGAACAGAAACTGTAA
- the sufB gene encoding Fe-S cluster assembly protein SufB, translating into MSEKNSNEYVKKVAEQKYEFGFTTDVHTDIIPKGLNEDVVRLISEKKGEPEWLLDFRLKAFRHWQTMKMPTWAHLNLPEIDYQAISYYADPLAKKPKNREIDPELEKTFDKLGIPLEERLALSGVAVDAIMDSVSVKTTFKKQLAEKGVIFCSIGEAVKEHPELVKQYLGTVVPYKDNFTAALNSAVFSDGSFVYIPKGVRCPMELSSYFRINAMNTGQFERTLIIADDDSYVSYLEGCTAPMRDENQLHAAIVEIIVMNNAEVKYSTVQNWYPGDENGKGGVLNLVTKRGDLRGVNSKLSWTQVETGSAITWKYPSCILRGDNSQAEFYSVAVTNNFQEADTGTKMIHMGKNTKSTIISKGISAGKSQNSYRGLVRVTANADNARNYSSCDSLLMGSECGAHTFPYMDIHNDTAIIEHEATTSKISEDQLFYCNQRGIPTEDAIGLIVNGYAKDVLNKLPMEFAVEAQKLLSVTLEGTVG; encoded by the coding sequence ATGTCAGAAAAAAATAGCAATGAGTATGTAAAGAAGGTAGCCGAGCAGAAATACGAGTTCGGATTTACTACGGATGTGCATACTGATATCATACCGAAAGGGTTGAACGAAGACGTGGTCAGACTCATCTCGGAGAAGAAAGGGGAGCCGGAATGGCTTCTCGATTTTCGTTTAAAGGCATTCCGCCATTGGCAGACGATGAAGATGCCCACGTGGGCGCATCTGAATTTGCCGGAGATAGACTATCAGGCTATTTCCTATTATGCCGACCCGTTGGCAAAGAAGCCTAAGAACAGGGAGATAGATCCCGAGTTGGAAAAGACTTTCGATAAGTTGGGTATTCCGTTGGAAGAGCGTCTGGCATTGAGTGGCGTAGCCGTGGATGCCATTATGGACTCCGTTTCGGTAAAAACAACCTTCAAGAAGCAGTTGGCTGAGAAAGGCGTAATCTTCTGTTCCATCGGCGAGGCCGTGAAGGAACATCCGGAATTGGTAAAACAATATCTCGGTACGGTGGTGCCTTATAAGGACAACTTCACGGCAGCGTTGAACTCTGCCGTGTTCAGCGACGGTTCGTTCGTTTATATTCCGAAAGGCGTTCGCTGTCCGATGGAATTGAGTTCTTATTTCCGTATCAATGCAATGAACACCGGCCAGTTCGAGCGCACGCTGATTATTGCCGACGACGATTCGTATGTCAGCTATCTCGAGGGCTGTACGGCTCCGATGCGTGATGAGAATCAGTTGCACGCTGCTATTGTCGAGATTATTGTGATGAACAATGCCGAAGTGAAATACTCTACCGTTCAGAACTGGTATCCCGGCGACGAGAACGGAAAAGGCGGCGTGCTGAACCTCGTTACCAAACGCGGAGATTTGCGGGGCGTGAACTCGAAGCTCTCGTGGACGCAGGTGGAAACCGGTTCTGCCATCACGTGGAAATATCCTTCCTGTATTCTCCGTGGCGATAATTCGCAGGCCGAGTTCTATTCCGTGGCCGTAACCAACAACTTTCAGGAAGCCGATACCGGTACGAAGATGATTCACATGGGCAAGAACACCAAGAGTACGATAATCTCTAAGGGTATTTCGGCAGGCAAGAGTCAGAATTCCTATCGCGGACTGGTGCGCGTAACGGCGAATGCCGACAATGCACGCAATTACAGTTCGTGCGACTCGCTGCTGATGGGTTCGGAATGCGGTGCCCACACTTTCCCATATATGGACATTCACAATGATACGGCTATCATTGAGCACGAAGCTACGACCTCGAAAATCAGCGAGGATCAGCTCTTCTACTGCAATCAGCGTGGTATTCCTACCGAAGATGCAATCGGCTTGATTGTAAACGGATATGCCAAGGACGTGCTCAACAAGTTGCCGATGGAATTTGCCGTTGAGGCGCAGAAACTCCTTTCGGTAACTTTAGAAGGAACTGTGGGATAG
- the sufC gene encoding Fe-S cluster assembly ATPase SufC has translation MLEVKNLHATIADKEILRGIDLTIKDGEIHAIMGPNGSGKSTLSAVLTGNPLYEVTSGSAVFNGKDLLDMSPEDRAREGIFLSFQYPVEIPGVSMTNFMKAAINAKREYEGLEPLKAADFLKLMREKRDLVGLDSKLAHRSVNEGFSGGEKKRNEIFQMAMLEPKLSILDETDSGLDVDAMRIVADGVNKMHTPETSTIVITHYDRLLDMIKPDVVHVLYKGRIVKTAGPELAREIEKRGYDWIKEEIDKQED, from the coding sequence ATGTTAGAAGTAAAAAATCTGCACGCTACCATTGCAGACAAAGAAATATTGAGAGGCATTGATTTGACCATAAAAGATGGTGAAATTCACGCCATAATGGGACCGAACGGTTCTGGAAAATCTACATTAAGTGCCGTTCTTACCGGTAATCCACTGTACGAAGTTACGAGTGGCTCGGCTGTGTTCAACGGTAAGGATTTGTTGGATATGAGTCCTGAAGACCGTGCCCGCGAAGGCATCTTCCTTTCATTCCAATATCCGGTGGAAATCCCCGGCGTAAGTATGACCAACTTTATGAAGGCCGCCATCAATGCAAAACGCGAGTACGAAGGTCTGGAACCCTTGAAAGCTGCCGATTTTTTGAAGTTGATGCGTGAGAAACGCGACTTGGTAGGTCTCGATTCCAAACTTGCGCACCGTAGTGTAAACGAAGGTTTCTCCGGTGGCGAGAAGAAGCGTAATGAGATTTTCCAAATGGCGATGCTTGAACCGAAGTTGAGCATTCTCGATGAGACAGACTCAGGGCTCGACGTGGATGCTATGCGCATCGTGGCCGACGGCGTGAACAAGATGCACACGCCCGAAACATCAACCATCGTCATTACCCACTACGACCGTCTTCTGGATATGATCAAGCCCGATGTGGTTCACGTGCTCTATAAAGGCAGGATCGTGAAGACAGCCGGTCCTGAACTTGCCAGAGAAATAGAAAAGCGTGGTTACGACTGGATAAAGGAAGAGATAGACAAACAGGAAGACTGA
- the sufD gene encoding Fe-S cluster assembly protein SufD — translation MEIEKQYIDLYNEARQMINEHSADALNAVREKAFKDFRQSGFPTKKLERYKYTDVRQLFAPNYGLNLQRLDIPVARYDAFKCDVPNLSTSLYMVVNDQFCSKRLPKEELNDGIIVDSLRNAASEKPELVAKYYSRIADTGKDGITAFNTMLAQDGVFIYVPRNVKAERTIQVVNILRSDVDLMVNRRVLIILEEGAEATMLFCDDTADDRNFLTTQVIEAYVADNASLELNCLEETHKKNVRVSNVYIEQQRNSRVNHNVITLHNGITRNKLDLVFRGEGSECFCNGCVIADNSQHVDNNTVIEHAVGHCVSNQLYKYVLDDNAVGAFAGLIYVAKDAQKTLSHEVNQNLCASKTARMYTQPMLEIYADDVQCNHGSTVGQLNDAALFYMQQRGISKKEAKLLLQFAFIGEVIDKMEIAPLREHLHHLVEKRFRGELSKCECCKLCR, via the coding sequence ATGGAAATCGAAAAACAATATATCGACCTATATAACGAAGCCCGACAGATGATTAACGAGCATTCTGCCGATGCTTTGAATGCGGTGCGTGAAAAGGCTTTCAAAGACTTCAGGCAGTCAGGCTTTCCAACGAAGAAGTTGGAACGCTACAAGTACACCGATGTTCGGCAACTCTTTGCACCCAACTATGGGCTGAACCTTCAGCGACTCGACATTCCCGTGGCTCGATACGATGCCTTCAAGTGCGATGTGCCCAATCTGAGCACTTCTCTCTATATGGTCGTCAATGATCAGTTCTGTTCAAAAAGGCTCCCGAAGGAGGAACTCAACGACGGAATCATCGTGGACAGCCTTCGCAATGCAGCATCTGAAAAGCCCGAACTCGTGGCTAAGTATTATTCAAGGATTGCCGATACTGGCAAGGATGGTATCACGGCATTCAACACGATGCTGGCACAGGATGGCGTATTCATCTATGTTCCAAGAAATGTAAAGGCCGAGAGAACCATTCAGGTAGTGAATATTCTTCGTTCGGATGTGGACCTGATGGTAAACCGTCGTGTTCTCATCATATTGGAGGAAGGTGCCGAAGCCACTATGCTTTTCTGCGACGACACGGCAGACGATCGAAACTTCCTGACCACGCAGGTTATCGAAGCCTACGTTGCTGACAATGCGAGCCTCGAACTTAATTGTCTGGAAGAAACCCACAAGAAGAACGTCCGCGTCTCCAACGTCTATATCGAACAGCAGCGCAACAGTCGTGTGAACCATAATGTTATTACCCTGCACAATGGCATTACGCGCAACAAACTCGACCTTGTTTTCCGTGGCGAAGGCAGCGAATGCTTCTGCAACGGTTGCGTCATAGCCGACAACAGCCAGCACGTAGACAACAATACCGTTATTGAACACGCCGTGGGACATTGCGTCAGCAATCAGCTCTACAAATACGTGCTCGACGATAATGCCGTCGGAGCTTTTGCCGGACTTATATACGTGGCGAAGGATGCGCAGAAGACGCTTTCGCACGAAGTAAACCAAAACCTCTGTGCTTCCAAAACAGCACGTATGTACACCCAGCCAATGCTCGAAATCTATGCAGACGATGTGCAGTGCAACCACGGTTCCACGGTAGGGCAGCTCAACGATGCCGCACTCTTCTATATGCAGCAGCGTGGTATCAGCAAGAAGGAAGCAAAACTCCTTCTTCAGTTTGCTTTCATCGGCGAGGTAATCGACAAGATGGAAATAGCCCCTCTCAGGGAACACCTCCATCATCTGGTGGAAAAGCGGTTCCGTGGCGAGCTTTCCAAATGCGAGTGTTGCAAATTGTGCAGATAG
- a CDS encoding aminotransferase class V-fold PLP-dependent enzyme, giving the protein MYNISSIRKDFPILSRTVYGKPLVYLDNAATTQKPLCVLDAMRDEYLNVNANVHRGVHWMSQQATDLHEAARETVRRFINARSTAEVVFTRGTTEGINLVASSFVEGFMKEGDEVIVSAVEHHSNIVPWQILEKRRGIVLKVIPMNDEGVLDLPAFEQLITDRTKLVSVSHVSNVMGTINPVREIIRIAHEHGLPVMLDGAQSVPHFKVDVQELDCEFLAFSGHKIYGPTGIGVLYGKKEWLDKLPPYQGGGEMIETVSFSGTTFERPPLKFEAGTPDYVATHGLATAIDYVTNLGMDNIQQHEQELTRYAIEQMREIPDIRFFGISESEIAGNVAPHDAVVSFLIGDIHPMDLGTLLDQLGIAVRTGHHCAQPLMERFNILGTVRASFALYNTKEEIDALVAGIQRVVKMF; this is encoded by the coding sequence ATGTACAACATTTCCTCCATTCGCAAAGACTTCCCGATTCTTTCCCGCACCGTCTACGGCAAACCTCTCGTCTATCTCGACAATGCCGCAACCACGCAGAAACCTCTCTGCGTGCTCGATGCAATGCGTGACGAATATCTCAATGTAAATGCCAATGTTCATCGCGGCGTTCATTGGATGTCGCAGCAGGCAACCGACCTTCACGAGGCTGCACGCGAAACTGTGCGCAGGTTTATCAATGCCCGTTCCACGGCAGAAGTTGTCTTCACGCGTGGCACAACGGAGGGCATCAACCTTGTTGCGTCAAGTTTCGTTGAAGGATTTATGAAGGAAGGCGACGAGGTTATCGTGTCGGCTGTCGAGCACCATTCCAACATTGTTCCTTGGCAAATCCTTGAGAAGCGCAGGGGAATCGTCCTCAAGGTCATTCCGATGAACGATGAGGGAGTGCTGGATCTGCCTGCTTTCGAACAGCTCATTACCGACAGGACAAAACTGGTGAGCGTCAGCCACGTGAGCAATGTGATGGGAACAATCAACCCCGTCCGAGAGATTATCCGTATTGCCCACGAGCACGGACTTCCCGTAATGCTCGACGGCGCACAGAGCGTACCTCATTTCAAGGTTGATGTGCAGGAACTCGACTGCGAGTTTCTCGCCTTCAGTGGTCATAAAATCTACGGTCCCACCGGTATTGGCGTTCTCTATGGAAAGAAAGAGTGGCTCGACAAGCTGCCACCGTATCAGGGAGGTGGCGAAATGATTGAAACCGTCAGTTTCAGCGGTACCACCTTCGAACGCCCCCCGTTGAAGTTCGAGGCCGGAACTCCCGACTATGTGGCTACCCACGGATTGGCAACAGCCATTGACTATGTTACCAATCTCGGTATGGACAATATCCAGCAGCACGAACAGGAACTCACGCGCTACGCCATCGAGCAGATGCGCGAAATCCCGGACATCCGTTTCTTTGGCATTTCCGAATCCGAAATAGCCGGAAACGTCGCCCCTCACGATGCCGTCGTGAGTTTCCTCATTGGCGATATCCATCCAATGGATCTCGGCACGCTGCTCGACCAACTCGGTATTGCTGTGCGCACAGGCCATCACTGCGCCCAACCATTAATGGAACGTTTCAATATCCTCGGCACAGTGCGTGCTTCCTTTGCACTTTACAACACCAAAGAAGAAATCGACGCCCTCGTTGCAGGCATTCAACGTGTTGTAAAGATGTTTTAG
- a CDS encoding ribonuclease HII — protein sequence MLQNHYYDGLTEAGCDEAGRGCLAGSVYAAAVILPPDYRNDLLNDSKQLSAKKRYALRDMILRDAVAWAVGIVTPEEIDKINILNASILAMHRALDALKVRPEAVIVDGNRFKPYRDLPFATIVKGDGKYLSIAAASILAKTFRDDYMDDLAEEYPQYDWRSNKGYPTKKHRAAIKLHGVTPYHRKSFTLLPPEELSLDF from the coding sequence ATGTTGCAAAACCATTATTACGACGGACTGACAGAAGCCGGCTGCGACGAAGCCGGACGCGGCTGTCTGGCAGGCAGCGTATATGCCGCTGCCGTCATTCTGCCCCCCGACTACCGAAACGACTTGCTCAACGATTCCAAGCAATTATCTGCCAAGAAACGCTATGCCCTCCGGGATATGATTCTCAGAGACGCCGTTGCGTGGGCAGTCGGCATCGTTACTCCCGAGGAAATCGACAAGATAAATATCCTCAATGCAAGTATTCTGGCTATGCACCGTGCTTTGGATGCCCTGAAAGTTCGCCCCGAAGCCGTGATAGTAGACGGCAATCGTTTCAAACCCTATCGTGATCTCCCCTTTGCCACAATTGTAAAGGGCGACGGCAAATACCTTTCCATAGCAGCCGCCTCGATTTTGGCAAAAACCTTCCGCGACGACTATATGGATGACCTTGCCGAAGAGTATCCCCAATACGATTGGCGGTCAAACAAAGGGTATCCCACAAAGAAGCATCGTGCTGCCATCAAACTTCACGGCGTAACACCCTATCATCGTAAATCCTTCACACTCCTTCCTCCGGAAGAGCTGTCGCTTGATTTTTGA
- a CDS encoding YafY family protein yields MRFDKLKKQLELILLLSDARGYTVQELCDKMEVSRRNLYYLIDFLKGAGFVLFKQSDKYHIDRRSPFFGRLLKTIQFTDTEMRTIYNLLLMAGNGNEMLNQLRHKIDSAYNFSVFLNSSGQKQLATNVNILTRAIQNKRMVRIIGYSSPHSHSVKDRIVEPFYMMNNNQDVRCHELTSGMNKTFRINRMEDIEELDTPWIHEDKHRQVFTDIFMFSGEDHHSVTLRLGQLSRNLFVEEYPQGVGCLTPDGDNHWMLNIEVCDYRGLGRFVLGLFSDIEILSGDGFRQYISGQIAKMRLAALD; encoded by the coding sequence ATGCGTTTCGACAAACTGAAAAAACAACTCGAACTCATCCTCTTGCTCTCCGATGCACGAGGCTACACCGTTCAGGAACTTTGCGACAAGATGGAAGTGTCGCGGCGGAACCTGTACTATCTCATAGACTTCCTGAAAGGAGCAGGTTTCGTACTCTTCAAGCAATCCGACAAGTACCACATCGACCGCCGCTCTCCCTTCTTCGGCCGTCTGCTGAAAACCATCCAATTCACCGATACAGAGATGCGCACCATCTACAATCTGCTCCTGATGGCAGGCAACGGCAATGAAATGCTGAATCAGCTCCGGCATAAGATAGACAGTGCCTACAACTTCTCCGTCTTTCTCAACAGCTCCGGACAAAAGCAGCTTGCCACCAATGTGAATATCCTCACTCGAGCCATACAGAACAAGCGGATGGTAAGAATCATCGGCTACTCCAGTCCTCACAGCCATTCCGTCAAGGACAGAATCGTGGAGCCTTTCTATATGATGAACAATAATCAGGATGTACGCTGCCACGAACTGACTTCAGGAATGAACAAAACCTTCCGAATCAATCGAATGGAAGATATTGAGGAACTCGACACGCCTTGGATTCACGAAGACAAGCACCGGCAGGTCTTTACCGACATCTTTATGTTCAGTGGCGAAGACCACCACAGCGTAACCTTACGGCTCGGTCAGCTTTCCCGTAATCTTTTCGTCGAGGAATATCCACAGGGCGTCGGTTGCCTCACTCCCGACGGCGATAATCATTGGATGCTCAATATCGAGGTCTGCGATTACAGAGGACTCGGCCGTTTTGTCCTCGGTCTGTTCTCGGACATCGAAATCCTTTCCGGCGATGGATTCAGGCAGTACATCAGCGGACAGATAGCCAAGATGCGGCTGGCAGCTTTAGATTGA